In the genome of Streptomyces pactum, one region contains:
- a CDS encoding amino acid permease produces the protein MPTATALVMGNIIGGGIFLLPASVAPYGTVSLLAFAVLTVGAVALALVFGRLARRDPRTGGPYVYAREAFGDFAGFLSAWSYWTMSWVSNAALAVAVVGYVHVLFPGHGNGATDLTVALLALWLPTLANLAGTRWVGAVQLVSAVLKFLPLLFIAVAGLFFFDAGNLGSFTEGGGSPLGGLSAAAAILLYSYVGVESAAMSAGEVRDPERNVGRATVLGTIGAAVVYLLGTLAVFGTVAHQDLVTSDAPFSDAVDAMFGGAWGGTLIAVAAVISILGALNGWTLMSAQAPYAAARDGLFPAVFAVRRRGVPTAGVLIGTVLASLLTVINHLGSSDRVFEVLVLITTFSATVPYLLACGAQLYFLVSGRSDRVRGGRFALDVLLAVTGFGFSFWLVAGAGYAAVYQGVLFLFAGVLLHAWLAARKRRRAGDAAIT, from the coding sequence CTGCCCACCGCCACCGCGCTGGTGATGGGGAACATCATCGGCGGCGGCATCTTCCTGCTGCCCGCCTCCGTCGCCCCGTACGGCACGGTCAGCCTGCTCGCCTTCGCCGTGCTCACCGTGGGCGCGGTGGCACTCGCCCTGGTCTTCGGCCGGCTGGCCCGCCGCGACCCGCGCACCGGTGGCCCGTACGTCTACGCCCGCGAGGCGTTCGGTGACTTCGCCGGGTTCCTCTCCGCCTGGTCGTACTGGACGATGAGCTGGGTCAGCAACGCCGCCCTGGCGGTCGCGGTGGTCGGCTACGTCCACGTGCTCTTCCCCGGCCACGGCAACGGCGCCACCGATCTGACCGTCGCGCTGCTGGCGCTGTGGCTGCCCACGCTCGCCAACCTGGCCGGCACCCGCTGGGTGGGCGCGGTGCAGCTGGTCTCGGCGGTGCTGAAGTTCCTGCCGCTGCTGTTCATCGCCGTCGCCGGACTGTTCTTCTTCGACGCCGGCAACCTCGGGTCGTTCACCGAGGGCGGCGGCAGCCCGCTGGGCGGACTCTCCGCCGCCGCGGCCATCCTGCTGTACTCCTACGTCGGGGTGGAGTCCGCGGCGATGAGCGCGGGCGAGGTCCGCGACCCGGAGCGCAACGTCGGCCGGGCCACCGTGCTGGGCACCATCGGCGCCGCCGTGGTCTACCTGCTGGGCACCCTGGCCGTCTTCGGCACCGTCGCCCACCAGGACCTGGTGACCTCCGACGCGCCGTTCTCCGACGCCGTGGACGCCATGTTCGGCGGCGCCTGGGGCGGCACGCTGATCGCGGTGGCCGCGGTGATCTCGATCCTCGGCGCCCTCAACGGCTGGACGCTGATGAGCGCCCAGGCCCCCTACGCCGCCGCCCGTGACGGGCTGTTCCCCGCGGTCTTCGCCGTCCGCCGCCGCGGCGTCCCCACCGCCGGGGTGCTCATCGGCACGGTCCTCGCCTCGCTGCTCACCGTGATCAACCACCTCGGCTCCTCCGACCGCGTCTTCGAGGTCCTGGTGCTGATCACCACCTTCTCGGCGACCGTGCCCTACCTGCTGGCCTGCGGCGCCCAGCTGTACTTCCTGGTCTCCGGCCGGTCCGACCGGGTGCGCGGCGGCCGCTTCGCCCTGGACGTGCTGCTCGCGGTCACCGGCTTCGGCTTCTCCTTCTGGCTGGTGGCGGGCGCCGGCTACGCCGCCGTCTACCAGGGCGTGCTGTTCCTCTTCGCCGGCGTCCTCCTCCACGCCTGGCTGGCCGCCCGGAAGCGGCGGCGCGCCGGGGACGCCGCCATTACCTGA
- a CDS encoding phage holin family protein, whose translation MSMRRPGWRSVGGTALRVLAVWAVSTLTMLVLAAALPDFRLQSADGDSATRTGVTAALGAGAFGLLGALVWPLLVRALLLVPAFVLGLLVFVLNGSLLLIALSLLPDGRGSAEPETAVVVAAVMSAASSATSTFLTVRDDGAYRRRLARMAGRGRRSLGRQDGHRPPPGTVFLQLDGVGHDVLSAAVRGKRPLMETVARWHRTTHALTPWRTDWSSQTGASQLGILHGSTEDVPAFRWYEKETGQVMVSNRPTSAAELQRRATARTGDGGLLTVDGASRGNLFTGGADQLALVLSVAARRGRHNRSRSGYFAYFSDPANATRTAGSFIAEVFREIGQSTRARLRRETPRLRRGGLYPFIRAFATVVERDVVVAAVIGDILSGRTAVYADLVAYDEVAHHSGPYSRDTHQVLRRLDRAVALIAKVTEHAPRDYRIVLLSDHGQSPGEPFADRFGLTLEDLVRAGCGLPVSRRARSAASGAEARDTARAALRRPEREGGDGSGGGRGPVVLASGNLGLVSFPDVPGRMTREQIDARHPSLLRVLADHPGIGFLLVRSAEHGPVVLGAGGAEHHLDSGLVIKESPLAPFGEGAVEAVRRTDRFPHTADIMINSAYRPETGEVHAFESQIGSHGGLGGPQSDAFLLWPRELTPPTLDGSPPVGAEAVHRVLRRWLDEAHGPQVPAEESPLTDEITTPFPAITRVIPDKTR comes from the coding sequence ATGAGCATGCGGAGGCCCGGCTGGCGGTCCGTGGGCGGCACGGCTCTGCGGGTCCTGGCGGTGTGGGCGGTCTCGACGCTGACCATGCTGGTGCTCGCCGCCGCCCTCCCGGACTTCCGGCTCCAGTCCGCCGACGGCGACAGCGCCACCCGGACCGGCGTCACCGCCGCCCTCGGCGCCGGGGCCTTCGGCCTGCTCGGCGCCCTGGTGTGGCCGCTGCTGGTACGGGCGCTGCTGCTGGTCCCGGCGTTCGTCCTGGGCCTGCTGGTGTTCGTCCTCAACGGCTCGCTGCTGCTGATAGCGCTCAGCCTGCTCCCCGACGGCCGGGGCTCGGCGGAACCGGAGACCGCCGTGGTGGTCGCCGCCGTGATGTCCGCCGCCTCTTCGGCGACCAGCACCTTCCTCACCGTCCGCGACGACGGGGCGTACCGGCGCCGGCTGGCCCGGATGGCCGGCCGCGGCCGGCGCTCCCTCGGCCGTCAGGACGGGCACCGGCCGCCGCCCGGCACCGTCTTCCTCCAGCTCGACGGGGTGGGCCACGACGTGCTCAGCGCGGCCGTACGGGGCAAGCGGCCGCTGATGGAGACCGTCGCCCGCTGGCACCGCACCACCCACGCCCTCACCCCCTGGCGCACCGACTGGTCCAGCCAGACCGGCGCCAGCCAGCTGGGCATCCTGCACGGCTCCACCGAGGACGTCCCCGCCTTCCGCTGGTACGAGAAGGAGACCGGGCAGGTGATGGTGAGCAACCGGCCCACCAGCGCCGCCGAGCTCCAGCGCCGCGCCACCGCGCGCACCGGCGACGGCGGGCTGCTGACCGTGGACGGCGCCAGCCGAGGCAACCTGTTCACCGGCGGTGCCGACCAGCTCGCCCTGGTGCTCTCCGTCGCCGCCCGGCGCGGCCGGCACAACCGCTCCCGGTCCGGCTACTTCGCCTACTTCTCCGACCCCGCCAACGCCACCCGCACCGCCGGCTCCTTCATCGCCGAGGTGTTCCGGGAGATCGGCCAGTCCACCCGGGCCCGGCTGCGCCGCGAGACCCCGCGCCTGCGCCGCGGCGGCCTGTACCCCTTCATCCGGGCCTTCGCCACCGTCGTGGAGCGCGACGTGGTGGTGGCCGCGGTCATCGGCGACATCCTCTCCGGGCGCACCGCCGTCTACGCCGACCTCGTCGCCTACGACGAGGTGGCCCACCACTCCGGCCCGTACAGCCGCGACACCCACCAGGTGCTGCGCCGCCTGGACCGGGCCGTGGCGCTGATCGCCAAGGTCACCGAGCACGCCCCGCGGGACTACCGCATCGTGCTCCTGTCCGACCACGGGCAGAGCCCCGGGGAGCCCTTCGCCGACCGCTTCGGCCTCACCCTGGAGGACCTGGTACGGGCCGGCTGCGGCCTGCCGGTCTCCCGCCGCGCCCGGAGTGCCGCCTCCGGCGCGGAGGCCCGCGACACCGCCCGGGCCGCGCTGCGCCGCCCCGAGAGGGAGGGTGGCGACGGCTCCGGCGGCGGGCGGGGGCCGGTGGTGCTCGCCTCCGGCAATCTGGGCCTGGTCTCCTTCCCCGACGTGCCCGGGCGGATGACCCGGGAGCAGATCGACGCCCGCCACCCGTCGCTGCTGCGGGTGCTCGCCGACCACCCCGGCATCGGCTTCCTGCTGGTCCGGTCCGCCGAACACGGCCCGGTGGTGCTCGGCGCGGGCGGCGCCGAGCACCATCTCGACAGCGGGCTGGTGATCAAGGAGAGCCCGCTGGCCCCGTTCGGTGAGGGGGCGGTGGAGGCGGTCCGGCGCACCGACCGGTTCCCGCACACCGCCGACATCATGATCAACTCGGCGTACCGTCCGGAGACCGGGGAGGTGCACGCCTTCGAGAGCCAGATCGGCTCGCACGGCGGCCTGGGCGGACCGCAGAGCGACGCCTTCCTGCTGTGGCCCCGCGAGCTGACCCCGCCCACCCTCGACGGGAGCCCGCCGGTCGGCGCCGAGGCGGTGCACCGGGTGCTGCGCCGCTGGCTGGACGAGGCGCACGGCCCCCAGGTGCCCGCGGAGGAATCACCGCTGACCGACGAGATCACCACACCATTTCCGGCCATCACCCGAGTGATACCGGACAAAACCCGGTGA
- a CDS encoding DedA family protein — MIDDLAGAVRAVPPESTQQAVGYPSLFLLVVLGALVPVVPTGAVVSSAAVVALHQTAPLSLLIVFAVASLAAFCGDLGLYWLGERGVRSRNGSRWLARIQERAAPERLAQARDRLEEHGVTVLVLSRLLPAGRIPVMLACLLSRMPVRRFARGALPAALAWAATYQVIGILGGSLFAEPWEGVVAAVALTVVVGAAPALWRRARRAHREPAG; from the coding sequence GTGATCGACGATCTGGCGGGCGCGGTCCGCGCGGTGCCGCCCGAGTCCACCCAGCAGGCGGTCGGGTACCCCTCGCTCTTCCTGCTGGTGGTGCTGGGGGCGCTGGTGCCGGTGGTGCCGACCGGCGCGGTGGTCAGCTCGGCGGCGGTGGTGGCGCTGCACCAGACCGCGCCGCTCTCCCTGCTGATCGTCTTCGCGGTGGCGTCGCTCGCGGCGTTCTGCGGGGACCTGGGCCTGTACTGGCTGGGTGAGCGCGGGGTGCGGTCCCGGAACGGGTCGCGGTGGCTGGCCCGGATCCAGGAGCGGGCGGCGCCGGAGCGGCTGGCGCAGGCCCGGGACCGGCTGGAGGAGCACGGGGTCACGGTGCTGGTGCTGTCCCGGCTGCTGCCGGCCGGGCGCATCCCGGTGATGCTCGCCTGCCTGCTCTCCCGGATGCCGGTACGGCGGTTCGCCCGGGGCGCGCTGCCGGCGGCGCTGGCGTGGGCGGCCACCTACCAGGTGATCGGGATTCTGGGCGGTTCGCTGTTCGCCGAACCGTGGGAGGGCGTGGTGGCCGCGGTGGCGCTGACCGTGGTGGTCGGCGCGGCCCCGGCCCTGTGGCGCCGGGCCCGCCGTGCCCACCGGGAGCCGGCCGGCTGA
- a CDS encoding MBL fold metallo-hydrolase: MPVEVTWWGHATATVRDSDVTVLTDPLFARRLAHLRRRRGALPPPAAAVADVTLVSHLHADHLHLPSLARLGAGSRLVVPAGAGAAVPGLRRVAAARRLRVTEVAPGDEVRVGEVLIRAVPAAHDGRRLPYGRRRAPALGYVVHGETTTYFAGDTGLFDDMAAVVGPCDVALLPVGGWGPYLGHGHLDARRAAQALARLEARSAVPVHYGTYWPIGMDAVRPHEFHSPGDDFVRHAGELAPDAAVHLLGHGDTALLEAAR, translated from the coding sequence GTGCCGGTGGAAGTCACCTGGTGGGGTCATGCCACCGCGACCGTGCGGGACTCGGACGTCACCGTACTGACCGATCCCCTCTTCGCGCGGCGGCTGGCGCATCTGCGGCGCCGGCGGGGCGCGTTGCCGCCCCCGGCGGCGGCCGTCGCCGATGTCACGCTCGTCTCGCACCTCCACGCCGACCACCTCCACCTGCCCTCGCTCGCCCGGCTCGGCGCCGGCAGCCGGCTGGTGGTGCCGGCCGGGGCGGGTGCGGCGGTGCCCGGGCTGCGGCGGGTGGCGGCGGCCCGCCGGCTGCGGGTCACCGAGGTCGCGCCGGGCGACGAGGTGCGCGTCGGCGAGGTGCTGATACGGGCGGTGCCGGCCGCGCACGACGGACGGCGGCTGCCCTACGGGCGGCGCCGGGCGCCCGCGCTGGGCTACGTGGTGCACGGCGAGACCACCACCTACTTCGCCGGGGACACCGGGCTCTTCGACGACATGGCGGCGGTGGTGGGCCCGTGCGACGTGGCGCTGCTGCCGGTGGGCGGCTGGGGCCCGTACCTGGGGCACGGGCACCTGGACGCGCGGCGGGCGGCGCAGGCGCTGGCCCGGCTGGAGGCGCGCAGCGCGGTGCCGGTGCACTACGGCACGTACTGGCCCATCGGGATGGACGCGGTCCGGCCGCACGAGTTCCACTCCCCCGGCGACGACTTCGTACGGCACGCGGGCGAGCTGGCCCCGGACGCGGCGGTGCACCTGCTCGGGCACGGTGACACCGCGCTGCTGGAGGCCGCCAGGTGA
- a CDS encoding FAD-dependent oxidoreductase, whose product MTPHAPHTDAPVPVLIVGGSLVGLSTSLFLGRLGVPHLLVEKHPGTSLHPRGRGNNVRTMELLRTAGVADAVREAASVLADNHGILQAHSLTSGDRGWLFKDIDPGGRLARISPEGWCLCSQNDLEPVLLRAARDLGGDLRFSTEMTGFEQDAEGVTARLTDRATGRRYTVRAAYLVAADGPRSPVREHLGIGQTGRGELFHNVSITFRAKRLAEVVGADRFIACYLTNPDAGGALLPVDNSEHWVFHAPWHPEHGEELAEFTDERCATHIRAATGVPDLEIDITGKAAWHAAERVAERYREGRVFLAGDSAHEMAPTGAFGSNTGIQDAHNLAWKLAAVLGGWAGPGLLASYGAERRPVAVATSARAAARSAEHSHPGYAAPPTTGRQSDVLAVALGYRYPHGAVVGADPGQQPVPERFEPSGAPGCRAPHLWLLRAGVRISTLDLYERRCVLLTGAAGAAWHTAAGRAAARLAVPLDRYRVGDGPDADLVPVPGADWAGAHGTAEDGAVLVRPDGFVAWRSCGAVADPEQALTAALSSVLSLGA is encoded by the coding sequence ATGACGCCACATGCCCCGCACACCGACGCCCCGGTGCCCGTCCTGATCGTCGGCGGCTCCCTGGTGGGCCTGTCCACGTCGCTCTTCCTCGGTCGCCTGGGCGTCCCGCACCTGCTGGTCGAGAAGCACCCGGGCACCTCCCTGCACCCCCGGGGCCGGGGGAACAACGTGCGCACCATGGAACTGCTGCGCACCGCCGGGGTCGCGGACGCCGTACGGGAGGCGGCCTCGGTCCTGGCGGACAACCACGGCATCCTGCAGGCCCACTCGCTGACCTCCGGGGACCGCGGCTGGCTGTTCAAGGACATCGACCCGGGCGGCCGGCTCGCCCGGATCAGCCCGGAGGGCTGGTGCCTGTGCAGCCAGAACGACCTGGAGCCGGTGCTGCTGCGCGCCGCCCGCGACCTCGGCGGCGACCTGCGCTTCAGCACCGAGATGACCGGCTTCGAGCAGGACGCCGAGGGGGTGACCGCCCGCCTCACCGACCGGGCCACCGGCCGGCGGTACACGGTCCGCGCCGCCTACCTGGTCGCGGCCGACGGTCCGCGCAGCCCGGTCCGCGAGCACCTGGGCATCGGGCAGACCGGGCGGGGCGAGCTGTTCCACAACGTGAGCATCACCTTCCGCGCCAAGCGCCTGGCCGAGGTGGTCGGCGCGGACCGGTTCATCGCCTGCTACCTCACCAACCCCGACGCGGGCGGCGCGCTGCTGCCGGTGGACAACAGCGAGCACTGGGTCTTCCACGCCCCCTGGCACCCGGAGCACGGCGAGGAACTGGCGGAGTTCACCGACGAGCGGTGCGCCACCCACATCCGGGCCGCCACCGGCGTGCCCGACCTGGAGATCGACATCACCGGAAAGGCCGCCTGGCACGCCGCCGAACGGGTCGCCGAGCGCTACCGCGAGGGCCGGGTCTTCCTCGCCGGGGACTCCGCCCACGAGATGGCACCCACCGGCGCGTTCGGCTCCAACACCGGCATCCAGGACGCGCACAACCTCGCCTGGAAGCTCGCCGCGGTGCTCGGCGGCTGGGCCGGACCCGGACTGCTGGCCAGCTACGGCGCCGAGCGGCGGCCGGTCGCCGTCGCCACCAGCGCCCGGGCCGCCGCCCGTTCCGCCGAACACAGCCACCCCGGGTACGCGGCCCCGCCCACCACCGGCCGGCAGAGCGACGTGCTCGCGGTGGCCCTGGGCTACCGCTACCCGCACGGCGCGGTGGTCGGCGCCGACCCCGGGCAGCAGCCGGTGCCCGAGCGGTTCGAGCCGTCCGGCGCGCCCGGCTGCCGGGCCCCGCACCTGTGGCTGCTCCGCGCGGGCGTGCGGATCTCCACCCTCGACCTGTACGAGCGCCGCTGCGTGCTGCTCACCGGCGCCGCCGGCGCCGCCTGGCACACCGCGGCCGGCCGGGCCGCCGCCCGGCTGGCGGTGCCGCTCGACCGCTACCGGGTCGGCGACGGCCCGGACGCGGACCTGGTGCCGGTCCCCGGCGCGGACTGGGCCGGCGCGCACGGCACCGCGGAGGACGGTGCGGTGCTGGTGCGCCCGGACGGGTTCGTCGCCTGGCGGTCATGTGGGGCCGTCGCCGACCCGGAACAGGCCCTCACCGCGGCCCTCTCCTCGGTCCTGTCCCTGGGCGCCTGA